The Amaranthus tricolor cultivar Red isolate AtriRed21 chromosome 2, ASM2621246v1, whole genome shotgun sequence genome contains the following window.
agagacgtacCTCAAACCTAATTTTTTAAAGATAAATATCTacttatcatattcttaatgcatacttacattatccttaatgcatacttacattatccttaatacttacttaccgcatccttaatacctactttcaatatcataaatatctacttacaaaatttttaatatatacttacaatattttaaaaaatatataatagttaGAGATCATGTCTCTCCAGAATTTGTGAATAAAAAATGTCTCACGAGAATTTGTGTATAAAAAATGTCTCAGaagaatttgtgtataaaaAATGTCAGAACCTTCAACCTTCTCCCTCGCCACGCTCTCGTTCTTTCACCTCTTTTGAAATTATATGTTTTCTCTCATCGGATCTGTCAACCCAAGGTAAGCGTTTCCCTTCTCGTTGTTAATTGGGCTGTTAAACgcataattaattttcaattttaaagttCTAAGTTCAAATCTGTTAATCGTTGCAATTTTGAAGATTATTAgggtaatttttgtttttataagtaATTTCAATCGATTATGTTTTTACCTGTATTAATATAAGAAAGTTTcgatcttttttgattttacctgttttaataaaagaaagttTTCATCTTTAATGATTTTAGATGTATTAATGtataaaaatttcaatattttctaattttacttGTATTAATATAGAAAAGTTTCAGTTTTTTCTTATTTGTACTGTATAAATATTCGAAAGTTTCGTTTTTTAATCCAGAGAAAACCTCAGTTGCCTGCTGTTTTTAATTGCCCGATTAAAGATTCCACTTTGTTTTACAATTTCTGAATTTTAATTGCTTTTTTCATTTATGCTAAACTCAGGTCATTGAGTATATTTGTTGGATAGTCCGGATATAATTTCAATTGGGTTTGTTTTACTGCTTCTGTATTTGATtagaaatatatttatttgcatattgattaggaaaaattaacattaataatctaacctttcacTAATCCAACCTTTCACTTATCCGCTATGAATAATTCcacatttgtattattttctaataattcaacctttgtgaTACAGGGTATGCTGCTAGCAAACTAAAAtgaagattggattattttgtACGTGCTAAGggcaaatgttggattattagaaaataatcaaaaggTTGGCTTATTTACAGTGGATGagcaaaaggttggattattaatgtcaatttttactattgattatttgttGTTTGAGTTTATCATCGAATTTGATGCTTACTATTGCATAAATGATTGAGAAACAAGGACATCTTAGTGGTGTTGATTGATTAACATCTCTGAATGATGACATCGTGAAACTGCCAATTCCCATTTTGGTTTTCTGTATTTGAATGTTTGAAATCATTCCTGTATCGCATAGTCCTTAGTAAACTTGACGACATAGTAGCTCATTTGATCAACTTTATCTATTGGAAAAACCAATGCTCTTTGTTAATAGTAGGTGCATGGTTCTAATAAAATTTGAGTGGCTCTTATCTTTGAGCGCTACACTATGAGGGtgtttggtatatttattttagTGGAAAGGGAAAGGAATCTAATAAGAGAGTGGAAAGGAAACTAATTGTGTTACTTTAAAAAGTTTTTTGGTTTAGATAAGTAATGTAAACAAATCCTTCTAGTTATTGTTGTAGAAAGGGTATTCATGAGCTTTTTCAATTAAGGGAGATGATGAGTTTTTGTTTTCACTAGTTCATGAGGAGCAACAAAGTAACAGATTCCAATACCCTATGATAATCGATTTTGCTACTAGTTTATGCTATTCCTCATCTTGCAAAATTAGAAAGTAGAGTCATATTGAAGTACATCCTGCTGAGGGAAATGTCGGAGGGAGTTTTTCATATTCATTAGTAAGTAGTTcacttacggcccgtttgattagtggtattaaatggtggtaatgggaatgatttttagtgtaaaatttcatcaaaagttccatatcattcctatgggaatgaaactttgatcacaaatttttttttgtttataaattttcattaccacctaataccacccctcccaatggtaatgcattggaatgagttttatgaagaaaatgagatgattaaagttggacaaACATGGCCATAaggtaatttaaatatttttcaaccaaaattatactagtttttcattcccattaccaccgtttattaccacctaccaaacgggccgttaaagGGTATGAAATTATATTGGAGTTGAATAACTGCGTTACCTAGTTCACAAATTCTGCATGTTTGCTTCTGGACTCAAGATTAAAATTGCCCCCAATCATATTTGGCCCCTTGAATACCCCTGCATGTGCTTGAATTGATGTTTATATTCGCATTTATCATGGAATTGATGGTTACCGTTGCATAACTGATTAAGAAATAATGACATCTTGGTGCTGTTGACGAACTCTGGACATAATTATCATTTCGGTTTGCAGTATTTGAATGTTTGAAATCATATGAGCATGTTTGATTTTCCAATAGATACTAGTTCATCAAATGAGCTACTATGTCGTCAAGTTTACTAAGGCTATCAGGTATTATGAGTCTAATAGCAACACCACCATCACTTTTgacaaaaaacaaataaaggaCTATCTAATACAGAAATGATTTCAAACATTCAAATACTGCAAACTAAAATGGGAATTGGCATTTTCATAGATCGTGAATCAATCAACACCACTAGGATGTCATTGTTTCATAATCAGTTATGCAATAGTATACATCAAATTCAATGATAAATGGAATATAAACACAACCAATGATCAATATGCAAATAAATATATTTCTGATCAAATACAAAAGCAGTAAAACAAACCCAATTGAAATTATATCCAGACTATTCAACAAATATACTAACTGACTTGAGTttagcaaaagtgaaaaaagcaattaaaaacAGAGTGGAATTTAGGTTTAgcttaaaaaaaatgcaaaaaaatggTTTTAGCTTAATAGATTTTGAAATGCTTCTCTGAAATAACTAGTCCACAGAaagattatgattttttgaataacCTTCGTACAACTGGGCGAATGTCAATGAAAATGCGCAACTAGGATTTTTTGATTCTACTCATTCAACTTTGTTcatatttccaaaaaaaaaaaatcaaaagattacACAAAAATGTGAAACAAAATGTACCACAAAAATGTTGATTAacttagacatatgctagagatAGATAGAAATTACAAAGTATTAAAAATTCAGTATTCGACCGAAATATACCATTTGAATTTCAACGGTAAGATAAAAGTCTAAATTAAACAATTAGAGCTCAAAATTAAGATAGGTTTCAAGCAAAAGATTTGAAATAAAGTTCTAGGGTTTATCAAATCTAAGAAATCGAAATTTGCAGATGAATAGTACCTTGAGCATTAATTGATCGGTTCGATCCCAGATGATGAATAGTACCTTGAGCATAAATTGATAGGGTTACATTAGGAATATATCCTTTTTATGGAAAATTTTTGGGAAATTATGCGGTACccttaaggtttttttttttttattattattaatggtatCCTAGTGTTATTAAACGTCTTACAATAAtaacctttttttaattttttccgtccaaaTTTGTTCAAAAtcgttaacttttttcttttttatttttttatttttttaatgttttaaattgaaaaaaaaagaaaaagaaaaaagttaatggTATTGGACGATTTGacagaaaaaattagaaaatgtcACGGTTATAAAACGCTCAATAACACAAAGGTatcattgataatcgaaaaaacttagggataccattgataaagtacaaaaacttaggggtatcattgataattttccaaaattttttaattgttcgagaaaataaataaggtaaGATCATTAAATTTAAGTAAGGATTGTAAAGATACTAAAAGTGTCTTAATTATTGGTTACTTAAAaacttaatcaaaaattaaatacaatattttaaataagaTAATAAGAAATATATTCTTCATCTTCCttggttttattattattttaatcccTTATATTTGgttatacaaaattaaaagttataagAAGTTAATATTACGAAAATATGCAATGAGACAACACAAACAAGATtccatttaactatatttttttcttgcaCACTACCCGCAATATCGGATACTCCATCCAATTAGAGAATTGTCTCAATTCgattttttaacactattatcgGTCACTCTTAAAtagtattttattcttaatataaatgtcaaaatataaagtgatatcttgtttgattttttctcaatataaattttattaatatcatcatcatcatacccaacgtatcccgctcatagagatctatgatcagggtctgaggATGGAAGAACGAtggcagctcatacccatagagagagtgcggtcaaagagtcctccggctcgagaaaggtcttcaaagagagataaacttacaacttacaacttacaacttacaacttacaaatactataataaatagaatacgtgcgtataactaaaaataaagataaaaagtaatgaaggaggtaaagagcgataattaaaggcaatgaacaataacaaacaatgggtaaaagggacgagtttagtaatctaagacgtggataaggcgccgccaactgccctatccctggtcaggtccttgGAAAGGTGAAGTTTATGCATGTCATTTTTAATATGTTCCCTCCCACGTTCCCCTAGGTCTTCACCAACTTCTCTTGCCCTACACTGATGCATTCGATCCTTATTACTGTGGCGTCAtgtgtctttctctgcacatatccaaaccatctcaacttGTTCTCTTGCATCTTTGTGGAGAGAGGTGCAACCCTTAAGTTCTCCCTGAACTTTTGGTTTCTTATTTTATCAATCATAGTattaccacacatccacctcagcatacgcatttttgttaattctatcctctgttcgaaaaccttctttacgggccaacattcCGTCCCATATAACAAAGCCGGCCTAATTGAAAcgcggtaaaatttaccttttaatctcctcGGAAACattttatcacaaagcaccccaattgctgctcgccacttaagccaacccgcttgtattcaatttttaataatttttaggaTAGAATTAgtgatatttaaaattgaattagtatattaaatataaggtaaaaattaaataagacaatCAATATGAGgtaattgtatttttctttatcaaacaCATCCATCAGTGATTACTATCTCATTAGCAAAAATATTGAATTTCcggttttattttctttattatgcTACTAGACTATTTTGTCCCCTCTAATTATCACTAAATAACACAAACCACAATTTGAAAGAAGCTTAAAACTTTAATATACAATTAGATacatgcaaatcaaaaaattagtcAAGAGTTTAACATGATAAAACATGTAAATTTAAAGAGAGGATTAGATTAAAAATACAGAAAGGCTACAATTGTTTTATAAGTAGTTTGTATCAAAAAGAATTAGAATGGCGCCCTATGAAaacacttttttaaaaattacatggTAAGCTGAGAAAATATAGACGAAACTCAATTTTCATGATCAGATGAGTTAATAACATACGAACACACAATAAGAAGAACAATCGAAAAGAGATGGGTTTCATCATCGAGGTGACATAGTAGAATAACTACATGTAGCACGGGATGAAGGATGAGTATTAATTGTAAAAATACTTGTACTCGTATGATCACATTCTCTTTTCATAGCTTTGTATACATTATCAAGACCTTCTTCTATCAACTCTAAAATGTTTTGTGGCATTGGAGGCATGTTCACTTCCATTGTGCCTTCAAACATTTTCACTACTTCTCCCATGGAAGGTCTTATAGAAACATCATCATGGATGCACCAAAAAGCTATCTTCAGTGCTCTCGATAGTTCTTCCGCATCAACTGCTCCTCCTAGTCGTTTATCGACGACTTCCATCGTTTTCTCGTCTACCAATTTCTATATTAAATagcaaattaaaatcaaaattgagaaattaaaattgagaatttaaaacaaatattagTATGAGAATTATTAGTATGAGAATTATTTTGGATTGAGTGAAATAGATAATTATGAGCTAAGATAACGAAATAGATATTTAGcctatttctttcttttccaattaatatttaatattatccTTATTTCTATTTGCTAGAAACCAAAACTCAGATCTAACATTACAAGTATTCATTATCCCTCTGAAACCTTCCTTTCCTATCAATGGTAATGGGCTTTCCTTTCCTCTGAATTCATCCTTCGAAGCACAACAATGGCAgcattttctgatttttttttcctgattTTCTCCTCCTTCCCTTGATTCCTTTCAAAGATTTCAATCCAAATGTTCGTTGATTTCGTGAAGTTCAAGCAGCAGCCCAATATTTTGGCTCATTCCCATTCAAGCAGCAACTTTTGATTTCCTTTTTACACACCTTTCGATCCGTCCAGCCTCTGGATTCTTGTTCATCAATGGTATCAGTCCATGATTTTCGCTGCTGCAAACTGAGTTGGTAGAGTTCTTTTATCCATTTtcctattatgtatatataagacTTTATTCAAGAAATATTCCTTGGTGCTTTTACtttgatattttattgattaatcatcAAGAATCATTCtacatgataataataattgctTCAAGAATTAATTGTTATACTTGTTTTAGTTATCTTTGGccaaattaagtttttttttagcaagTAGTTTTTATTGGAATATTGGATTCTTGTGAATTTGAATGTCTACTTTTATGTTTGATGAACTTGTATAGAGAAATAACGGATGTTGAATTGAGTTGGTGGATCTTGATGATTAGTATGAGAAGTATGAACttagaaattaataaaatcagtGAAAAATGTTTATTATTTGTAGATTATGGATGATTTAAAGGTCTTGTATGAATTAGGAGATACTTTGAAAAACCATTGATTGTGGGATAGGATACTTGTTGTTTATATTGATTAGATGGTTTGATATTTTTGATGAGATTAGTAAATTCTTTTGGGCATTCTTGATTTAGGGTTTAAACATACATGTGTTTAATTGGAAATATAAAGAGATTTATAGGGATGAGTAATCTTTAAAAGAGTATAAACTAGCTTAAATcatgattataatattttgagGACATATTGGGGGTTTGAATTAGAACATACACAATCCTTTAGTGATTAGAAATAATAGAGTAGATTCTTGGTATGAAATAAGGTCttaggagatgtaataagttatatgttagtacAGTTGCGTCGACCATACGCTTATGACGTTATGTTATTGTCATACTTCAGGATACGACTACATCGATGAGCCTTCTAGTCAACTGTAGAGATTTGGTCTTGAATCTTGAAGCGACATTgtcggtgagtagtagcagtctcttaaagggtctggccaaactacaattttgaaaattgtttatTAAAGCTGCGAATTTTATAATGTTGAGACAAAtttgttatgaatgattatgttgatattgatatggtcaatggatcggggtcacgagctggtcattgacggagtagaGGAGCGTTGTCTTTTTACTCCCTTGTTTTGAGgcgaattgtcattcaaatattgactagcctcacccgagagtgacatagccttagagctatggatgttcctctgaactagactccctgtgcgcgcatagatctaggaaactgatgttgcttttaaacctatgatttgaattgttgtattttgttgttttggattgttacttctcattcagtttaatctgaccctctATTGTTACCAACTTTTAGTTTGATCACAGATCGGAActggtcgggaacgatgggttagtgGTGTTGATTAGAGTTCCAAGGATGTCATATTGAGCTTAGCATGTGGgaattttgtagttttgtattaggtttttggataaTGTATATTAGACTTAGTTATGTTGGTTGTAGTGGACTTAaagtgaattgtatgattaccttgtattttagttagatgtttggtttgagatttagctgagttCGTTAGGTTAAAGAGCTGGTGACTCCTTTGCTCAAGTTTGGGAttatgatttaagtttcttgggaaatgaacccCATGACGACCTTGTTTACTCAGTCaatggtaagtcgggttgttacaaatTGCCCCACATTACACCCATTTAAGTGACataaaacaagaagaaattgaCTGTTCGACTCCTTTGACAGAAATGCTCAGACGAGCAAATACCCGCTCAAACGAGCACCCATTACAGAATACCTTCTGCCTGCCTGCTGCTCATGTGCTCGGACGAGCCCTGACCACGCTCGAACAGGCGTCTATGATGCAGCCTTCACTGCTTGTTGCTGGCTGGTGCCTCGTTCGAGTCACTTCATCTCCATGCCATGCCTCATTCAAGACATGTCCCAACACTCTTAACTCTATTGCACCCTCATCGTTGCTCACAATATGACGCTCCTCATTTTGAGTTATCGAGTCACACTAAAGTAATTTAGCTTTTGCACTAACACTATAGCATATGTTTAAGTTAATTATCAAATTGTTTAGTGGGGGGAAATTATGCTTATTTTTTGGTGAAATCTGTTGCACATTTAGTTTCGCATAATGCGTAATATTCGCCCAGTTGTATAAAGGTTACTCAAAAaggtttttatattttgtaagtAGTACTCCTTGTAGTTAAATTTAGGCATCTTCGTGTGGACTGGTTATCTCCAGAAGTAGTTGAAAATCTATTGAGCTATAATTGTCTTTTTTTTCCGGCATTTTAGAGACTTAGATAGGACGTAGGAGAGTTCTTATATGACTTGTTCTTGGGTGTTTATTGAGTCTTTGATTATCAAGTTGGTTTTTTTAGCGATTTGAATTTTGACCTTCTTGTAGATTGGGGTGTTTATAGAGGCTATTGAAAGATGTTAATTTGGGTTTAACTTATTGTGTGACAACATATTATCGTAAAAATACGAAATGCACACATTTCATTAGTCAAGGAGATATCATCCCAAAACATATAATAATGGGGGAAGGACTCCAATGATCAGTGTACACACTATCTTTAAATCTTCGATGTGGGACCCATTCCAATAAttccctcacatgcgaaccccatCAAGTTTGCATGTGAGTAATTAATTAGGACCTACCATTAAGTTTTTAATCAATTACGGCAAAGGAAAGAtttatttttgatgtttttagGATTATTGAAAATGACAAAAAGATGTGTATCttgtattgtatatatattgttgaGACAGAGAATTTCTGTGATACcaatatcattaatttttaaagAGAATTCACATTGGATGTATTTGAGActtaagagaaaataaattttcttttttggataCGCTAATCcagttttgtttttatctctcaTTTCGGACAACCTTGAAATAGCCATTGCTAAATCATCAAATTTCCACCGGAGTTTTTGTTACCTTTTGGAAGCTAATTAGTAAAATACCTACTATTCTACAATCTTAATGGGTGACTTTTGTGTCTTTCAACTAAAATTGTTATCTACTTTGAATGATACTGTCAGTTTTTTACGTGTAGTGTGCTGAAAGTAATTGGAATTTGTTGTCTTTAAATTGTAGGAGAACATGGAAAATATGTTGTATGCTGAGGAGCTAGTGAGGGAGTTTTTAGTATTCAGAGGTTTCACAAGTACTCTACAAGCTTTTGAGATGGAACTAAATACAGATGTTGGGAAAGGTTTTCAAGTGGACAAGATATTAGACTTGATTTTCTCAAAATATGTATCTAACTTTGAGGCTGAGAAATTAGTTGGCCTCCTCAATTTCTTTaagcattgtttttcttcttcGGGGACAGATATTTATGCAACATTGTTGAAACTGGAGGTCTCCATTCTCCGCTATTATATAGTACATGCAGTGCGGACAGGAAGAAATGATAAAGTCaaagatttttttgatttgttgggTGATAACTTGCAGCAAAAAGGCGATGATTGGACTCCATGGTTTGGTctgtttttatttagttattatTAATTGAGTTCCCAGTTTCTTTTCTGATAATTAACCTTTTTTACTTGTATACAGCTATACCATATCTTAAACATGCTGCCACTGATCCTCAGTTTCACATATATTTCTCAAAGGATTGGTTTGATGCATTGCATCTTTCGCTAAGGAATTTTCTAAGCCAGATGTTTAGTAGTACTCATATCCTATGTTTAATATTTCTATATTATTGTGACTTGTGCTGGATTTCGTTTGATGGCTTatgattgttcattctttggtaaACTATTTCAAAGAAGGATCTTTGGAATTGAACTTGGTGCTTCAAAAAGAAAAGGGTAAACACCTATAGATGTCATTTTGGGTCATTTTCTTGATTCCgtagataatatttttatattaaaaaaccaATATACCGATTTATGGCCTATAATTATATGATGGATTGGAATATCGTTAGTCACAATGCTTTGTTCTCTATCTTGATGTGGTACTTGTAATGAAGAGTTGCCCATATgcatatttttttaagtatcaAATCATTACCTGATAAGCTATATTTTAGTGACATAAAAGAGTATACTTGATTCTAAGAAAAGTTTAACCTTGACCACTTCACGCATGCCTACTTTATTAAAGATCAGTTCCGAAAAGAATACTATCAACCGTCTCAGAAAAGACATTAAGCAGCTTAATCTGAAATTATCACAGCTTCAAGCCATTCTGGAAGAAAGGGAAGCTCAGTTACATCAGCTTAGGAGGTAGagtattttttgtattttattctcgCTCTTTGCATGCCTGTATAGGGCTTACATCAAATTTTGTTGCTTTAGGGGGGGGTGGGGTGGGGGGGTTTGGAGTAAGTTATGTTATTAGTGTAAGAAAAACTCAATCTGAAAGGAATGCATCTGGGATGACCTTCAAAGGAATATGTATTAATTGTTTTGGGATAGTGTTTGGGTTGGATGGGGCTTGTGCATGGAATTAttgttatataattaaataaatagtgtGGATGCTTGTTTGAGTTGGGTAGAGTAAGATTAGGATAATTTTAAGGTTAGATTGGTAAAAATTACGATAAAAAACAATATTGGaactaattacaaaaatattggTAAAAGTGTTGCATATAagatggagggagtatttaatttattcaattaatccttgttttaCATGCAACTAAATATGGCCTATGTTGAAAAGGGTAGCTAATATATGGACTTAAGAGTCAACATAAAGAACAAATATCTTTGTCAATGCACTTTCGATGACATTGACAACTTATTTTGTCCGTGGTAAAATGTAATGTTACATTGGTTAGTTGATGCTTCTCTCGAGGAAGGCTATAAGGCAAAGTACGACATGGCctttgtttatgttttgagagATAATTGCTACTGACCTTAATGTTGGGTTCCAATCTTAGTCTTCCACTCCATTATATCTTATGATACTAATACCAAATGATTGTATGAGTGGAAGAGTCATTAAAGATGACAAAATCTCATGACTCACTTTGTCTAGATTTCTGAGTGTTGTATTGAATTTCTTGGATTGGAGGATCCAGTGATGCAAGAATTTTTTTCAACTCATGAACATTATATTTGCATACATTTGAACTTGGTTACCTTAAGCAGTTTAGAGGCTGTGTCAAATAACCCCTCAAATATACTTTCTTACTTGCTTTTTCATCTCTCAGTGGTGCTGTTTTAATGAAACAAGAAGATGATGCAACAATAAGTGCTCAGGTGGGTTCTGAAAAGTCAATTCCATCAATAGATTTGGGAGAAAATACGGCCGCTGCAAGTGGAAGTGAGCTTATAACTGGATTCCAAAGCCTTGGTGTAGATGGAAGTTCAGATGTGTCCATTATGACATCCTATAATGCCGATCATGCCCCAAGTTCTTCGTCAGCCAGCAATGGTCAGAATGGATCCTTTGTTTCCAAATATGGTTTATATAAAGGTGCTATTGTCTCATCTTTGTTCCTTATTGATTTAATCATTGTAATTCACTTTTTTGTGCAATTTTGCATTGAGACTTTAGGGTAGTAGATGGTATAAATATTAAGGGTCTTTTACTCTTATGAGAAAGATCATTTTAGAAGTAATGTTTTGgtgattttttaacttttaatgaaTGGAAACTTAAGTTAGTTGTGTGAGGAAGTTACACGAAATTGTGAAACAATATAGGGCTGAAGAGtaccaattgattttaaaatctgTATTATCTTTTTAGTCTTGATCTTTAGGGTCTGACGACATCCCTAGTGGCATTATAAGATGAAAAGATAGATTACTACGTGTATGAGGAATGGCTGGCTATCTCATTGAAGTGTAAATTGACCTATATATGTATGGACTTTGGAGTCGATTGCCTACAAAAAATAGGAGTAGAAGAAGCCGTAAGTTCTTAGATTTTTGTCATCAAGTGCAATTTTAAGTGAGGAGATAAGGGAGAAAAGAATTagagaaacaaaaaaaagaaaaaactggGGTGGGTGGGGGGAGGCAGAGCCCAAAG
Protein-coding sequences here:
- the LOC130806828 gene encoding uncharacterized protein LOC130806828 isoform X5; its protein translation is MSLLVNCRDLVLNLEATLSENMENMLYAEELVREFLVFRGFTSTLQAFEMELNTDVGKGFQVDKILDLIFSKYVSNFEAEKLVGLLNFFKHCFSSSGTDIYATLLKLEVSILRYYIVHAVRTGRNDKVKDFFDLLGDNLQQKGDDWTPWFAIPYLKHAATDPQFHIYFSKDWFDALHLSLRNFLSQMFSSTRMPTLLKISSEKNTINRLRKDIKQLNLKLSQLQAILEEREAQLHQLRSGAVLMKQEDDATISAQVGSEKSIPSIDLGENTAAASGSELITGFQSLGVDGSSDVSIMTSYNADHAPSSSSASNGQNGSFVSKYGLYKEKVAVVLGEEEFSEVKVQFQETFLGHTSPITRSRFSASGDNIASASLDGTVRIWTYEPSTAGSRNATIYCGTEILSLDWDCKSDRLLLIGTAEGGIKAWNVDAKRVVCDLSTGQTFRRVFDVKCSPVEPIFVSAAASEGDETSYANTMGFASLTVWNMKTWKSVTWLLVYKLRDGRLMILLLALFFLGMMRRLFLLWDQMEKYLNGACISKVK